The proteins below are encoded in one region of Flavobacterium nackdongense:
- a CDS encoding choice-of-anchor D domain-containing protein, which produces MKKITLFTKSLLCFVFMLISTITFAQTTLFNANFSTGTGNNAWVSASTGSGAGGWTNGTVATHATGATGNYMYSNIYTGSNVYNGNTISSITSPVVNLTNYTNLILTFNVWYNTEAYWDGANVEYSTDGGGTWSILGIVGDGFYSDTEIYTLGNDLDGWSGNTNGWIAKTINLTAADINFDNNSNVKFRIKFASDGTVNASGIAFDDFKIVGTPITLFPEIDIQGNGVSIVDGDTTPSATDFTIFPSISINTSTTRTFVVRNTGAGPLTVGTYTITGANAGSFTLTTPPPTSIASGGTANIVFTFAPTSPGVHDATFTIYNSDTNENPYNFSLQGTATDSEINIYYGAPAQSILDNTYGPDPAFGTDFGSTTIGTPVARIFTIQNLGLLPLNLTDTPMVRVIGPNAALFTITQPPVSVVPVGGTTTFTVTFTPVIVGKSVCIISLLSNDSDETNYDFTIQGVGTVSTGREIDVLGNDVSIPDGDITPSTVDFTDFGTTFVGVPITIPFVVYNFGPTASTLSFTGNTITTGIGFAITNMVTSSIAGGQATSFKVTFTPSTTGTFTGSVVLGNNDSNEGPYNFNIRVTVAAAPVIAVAPGGVTTNLKLWLKANNEIGTIANNSLVSTWRDKALGSTRNASAKTSLEPVFLNNATDNVNFNPVIRFNGSSTLYGGQGFNNHDVFIALKTGIVTRNSTSYSVFIGDDVDVNPQGVSNQDITGFSLGSQTSRYDNEVVSYNQGSRNYYGEGEIDLAPQPKSYSGANIFNPRKRIAGAGGFMDIFHNGVKLTTSNITIIPNSNTTYKDIRNTKYYIGRSEFYDADLVGDVLEIITYDARNTDADRRKVETYLALKYGITLGVNSTSLNYVNSDGTTIYPEATGFNTNIAGIGRDDKSELNQKQSKTEYTVDDITMGLATIADTNSANTNTFAGDKRFLIWGHNNAVLTQTPPVVVDLSSGVSAIATKVDFIGINRVWKVVESGGDVGTVKISIPKAVVAATINPPGDFLMFISTSPVFSPSAEYRIMNLVGDNLETNFDFNGVRYITFGYASERRFTRSVDFNGTSDYLDGGDVLNLNTNFTVSAWIKPTVSANMSIFSKRNTPYTQGYDLTINASGKLVMSWMNGSLRSITSNTTIPNNIWHNVAVIYNGTTARLYIDGVLDNTATLPPPISSTNSFLVAAANGSGTTPVAYFSGTIDEIRVWDVALTENQMRYVMNQEIKIYGSATTGSIIPSTITKNDIMPIPWTALKAYYPMSRYTFTNAKDESVNNFTLALKNLITVNKQTAPLPYESASNGSWQTAATWLNNTVQDLPNSLSIVDGVTPVNWNIVKTSHNVSSTGNKTVLGLMVNINTITASNDTKIEVTNYLKLDGKIDLVGMSQLVQTLDCDLDVTSSGSVERDQQGQANTYNYNYWSSPVSPINSTANNTNYTVKGMMKDGFNAIPREINWIGGYNGLAGNATTAMSIARYWLYTFDNKTNAYANWNKISETTVIPVGLGFTMKGSGGSGTQNYTFVGKPNNGLINTNTVASDQLLLTGNPYPSALDAVAFINDNLSSVDQGIDGTLYFWEHYASNNTHVLKDYQGGYAVRNLIGGVAPVSSGVDFINQSGTSSRGIPNRYIPVGQGFFVNGKVGSGGSIVFKNNQRAFFKENDAINSNIMYKSRPNSSKTATIDHWNNNSNDTPQKDTIKRVRLGFNSNNNYHRQVLLGFMNEKASSQMDYGYDAISLDEIPNDMYFLNGQNQLVIQGEGYFNEDASYPIGIKTDVEGKVSFTIDALENFDPQQKVYLYDGTTDTYNEIQNNAFEVSLPAGVNNSRFSLRFKDKSLINKTTLGVDENNALANKINMRHIQNTNTLAISNYTTDTIEKVSLFAINGQSIASWKIENQNQQNIQVPIKDLSRGVYIAKLMTNHGELSKKIIIK; this is translated from the coding sequence ATGAAAAAAATTACCCTTTTTACGAAATCATTACTGTGCTTTGTTTTTATGTTAATAAGCACAATAACTTTTGCACAAACGACATTGTTCAATGCCAATTTTAGCACAGGAACAGGAAACAACGCTTGGGTATCTGCCTCAACAGGTTCTGGAGCAGGTGGATGGACCAATGGTACTGTAGCAACTCACGCTACAGGCGCAACGGGTAATTACATGTATTCCAATATATATACAGGTAGCAATGTGTACAACGGCAACACCATATCAAGTATAACTAGTCCAGTGGTAAACCTTACTAATTATACCAACCTAATTTTAACTTTTAATGTTTGGTATAACACCGAAGCGTATTGGGATGGTGCAAACGTAGAATACTCAACCGACGGAGGAGGAACTTGGAGCATTCTAGGTATCGTGGGGGATGGTTTTTATTCAGACACTGAAATATATACCTTAGGTAATGATTTAGATGGCTGGTCTGGTAATACGAATGGTTGGATAGCAAAAACGATTAATCTTACTGCTGCTGATATCAATTTCGACAACAATAGTAATGTGAAATTTAGAATAAAATTTGCTTCAGACGGAACTGTTAACGCTTCTGGTATTGCTTTTGACGACTTTAAAATAGTAGGTACCCCTATAACTTTGTTTCCAGAAATTGATATTCAAGGTAATGGTGTTTCAATCGTAGATGGAGACACAACTCCAAGCGCGACAGATTTTACAATTTTTCCGAGTATCTCTATAAATACCAGTACAACAAGAACCTTTGTTGTTAGAAATACGGGAGCAGGACCTTTAACCGTAGGCACCTATACCATTACAGGAGCAAATGCAGGTAGTTTTACCTTAACTACGCCGCCACCCACAAGCATTGCCTCTGGGGGAACAGCGAATATTGTCTTTACATTCGCACCTACATCTCCCGGGGTACACGATGCCACTTTTACAATATACAATAGCGACACAAACGAAAACCCTTATAATTTTAGCTTGCAAGGTACAGCCACAGATTCCGAAATTAATATCTATTACGGCGCCCCCGCACAATCAATACTAGATAATACATATGGCCCTGACCCTGCATTTGGTACTGATTTCGGGAGTACTACGATTGGAACTCCAGTGGCACGAATTTTCACTATACAAAATCTGGGTTTACTTCCGTTAAACTTAACCGATACTCCAATGGTACGAGTTATTGGTCCTAACGCAGCACTTTTTACGATTACACAACCCCCTGTATCAGTGGTGCCTGTGGGAGGAACAACAACTTTTACTGTAACATTTACCCCTGTAATTGTTGGTAAATCTGTATGTATAATATCCTTACTTAGTAATGATTCGGACGAAACCAATTACGATTTTACCATACAAGGCGTTGGTACAGTTTCAACAGGTAGAGAAATTGATGTACTAGGAAACGATGTCTCGATACCTGACGGAGACATTACCCCAAGCACCGTCGATTTCACTGATTTCGGAACTACTTTTGTAGGCGTTCCTATAACTATACCATTTGTTGTGTACAATTTCGGCCCCACTGCCTCCACTTTAAGTTTTACTGGAAACACTATTACAACAGGAATAGGTTTTGCGATAACAAATATGGTTACATCATCAATAGCTGGTGGTCAAGCCACAAGTTTTAAAGTAACTTTTACACCAAGTACAACAGGAACATTTACCGGATCAGTGGTACTCGGAAATAATGATTCCAATGAAGGTCCGTATAATTTTAATATAAGGGTAACAGTTGCTGCAGCACCTGTTATTGCCGTGGCACCGGGAGGCGTAACAACAAATTTAAAATTATGGCTAAAAGCCAATAACGAAATTGGCACCATTGCAAACAACAGTCTTGTAAGCACTTGGAGGGACAAAGCCCTTGGAAGCACTAGAAACGCCAGTGCAAAGACAAGTTTAGAGCCTGTTTTTTTGAACAATGCTACTGATAATGTAAACTTCAATCCCGTAATTCGTTTCAATGGTAGTTCGACCTTATATGGAGGTCAAGGATTCAATAATCACGATGTCTTTATTGCCCTTAAAACGGGTATCGTTACCAGAAATTCAACCTCATACAGCGTTTTTATTGGAGATGATGTTGATGTTAACCCTCAAGGTGTATCAAATCAAGACATAACAGGTTTTTCCTTGGGTTCTCAAACTTCCAGATATGATAACGAGGTCGTGTCATATAATCAAGGGTCAAGAAATTATTATGGTGAGGGTGAAATTGATTTAGCGCCACAACCAAAATCGTATTCGGGAGCCAATATTTTTAATCCAAGAAAAAGAATAGCTGGCGCTGGTGGTTTTATGGATATTTTTCATAATGGCGTAAAACTGACAACTTCAAATATTACAATCATTCCTAATTCTAATACAACATACAAAGATATCCGAAATACTAAATATTATATAGGAAGAAGCGAATTCTATGATGCCGATTTAGTAGGCGATGTATTAGAGATTATTACTTATGATGCCCGAAACACCGATGCCGATAGACGTAAAGTTGAAACCTATTTGGCACTAAAATACGGTATCACATTAGGCGTCAATAGCACCAGTCTTAATTACGTAAATTCTGATGGAACAACTATTTATCCGGAAGCAACAGGTTTTAATACGAACATAGCGGGTATTGGTAGAGATGATAAATCGGAATTAAATCAAAAACAATCTAAAACCGAATATACTGTAGACGATATTACTATGGGGCTTGCAACAATTGCAGATACAAACTCCGCAAATACAAACACCTTTGCAGGAGACAAAAGGTTTTTAATTTGGGGGCACAATAATGCTGTATTAACACAAACTCCTCCAGTGGTGGTTGATTTGAGCTCTGGTGTTAGTGCAATAGCTACTAAAGTAGACTTTATAGGCATAAATAGGGTGTGGAAAGTGGTAGAATCCGGAGGAGATGTTGGAACCGTAAAAATTTCTATACCAAAAGCTGTAGTTGCGGCAACAATAAACCCTCCTGGCGATTTTTTAATGTTTATTTCTACTTCACCCGTTTTTTCGCCATCTGCAGAATATAGAATTATGAACCTAGTAGGGGATAATTTAGAAACAAATTTTGATTTTAACGGTGTAAGGTATATCACTTTTGGATATGCCTCAGAAAGAAGATTTACAAGATCTGTAGATTTTAATGGTACATCAGATTACTTAGATGGAGGAGATGTTTTAAATTTAAACACTAATTTCACAGTATCTGCGTGGATCAAACCTACGGTATCAGCAAATATGTCAATATTTTCTAAAAGAAACACGCCATATACTCAAGGGTATGATTTAACAATAAACGCTTCAGGAAAACTAGTTATGAGCTGGATGAATGGATCCTTGCGAAGTATTACGTCAAACACCACTATACCCAATAACATTTGGCATAATGTAGCCGTTATTTACAACGGAACTACCGCAAGACTATACATAGATGGAGTTCTAGATAATACAGCGACTTTGCCCCCTCCTATCTCAAGCACCAACTCATTTTTGGTTGCAGCTGCAAATGGCTCGGGAACTACTCCTGTTGCCTATTTTAGTGGAACAATTGACGAAATAAGAGTTTGGGATGTCGCCTTGACCGAAAACCAAATGCGATACGTGATGAACCAAGAAATTAAAATTTATGGAAGTGCAACAACTGGAAGTATAATCCCAAGTACTATTACCAAAAATGATATTATGCCAATTCCTTGGACTGCTTTAAAGGCCTATTACCCTATGTCTAGATATACCTTTACCAATGCCAAAGATGAATCGGTTAACAATTTTACACTAGCATTAAAAAACCTAATCACCGTCAACAAACAGACAGCACCACTACCCTATGAGTCTGCCTCAAATGGCTCTTGGCAAACTGCTGCAACTTGGTTGAATAACACCGTTCAGGATTTACCTAACAGTCTTTCGATTGTAGATGGTGTAACTCCTGTAAATTGGAATATCGTTAAAACATCACATAATGTAAGCTCAACAGGAAACAAAACTGTTTTAGGATTGATGGTCAATATCAACACAATTACAGCCTCGAATGATACCAAAATTGAAGTTACAAATTATTTAAAATTAGATGGTAAAATAGATTTGGTTGGAATGTCGCAGTTGGTTCAAACCCTTGATTGCGATTTGGATGTAACCAGCTCCGGGTCAGTCGAAAGAGACCAACAAGGTCAGGCCAATACCTATAATTATAACTATTGGAGTTCGCCTGTCAGCCCGATAAATTCGACTGCCAATAACACCAATTACACTGTTAAAGGCATGATGAAAGATGGTTTCAATGCCATCCCGAGAGAAATCAATTGGATCGGAGGCTATAATGGTCTTGCCGGCAACGCAACTACAGCTATGAGTATTGCCCGCTATTGGCTCTACACTTTTGACAACAAAACGAATGCTTATGCCAACTGGAATAAAATTAGCGAAACAACTGTAATACCAGTAGGCCTTGGTTTCACTATGAAAGGCAGTGGAGGCTCAGGAACACAGAATTACACCTTCGTAGGCAAACCTAATAACGGCCTAATTAATACCAATACAGTAGCATCGGACCAATTGTTACTAACAGGAAATCCGTATCCCTCTGCTTTGGATGCCGTTGCCTTCATAAATGATAATTTGAGTTCAGTAGATCAGGGAATTGATGGTACATTATATTTCTGGGAACACTACGCTAGTAATAATACCCATGTTTTAAAAGACTATCAAGGCGGTTATGCTGTTAGAAATCTGATCGGTGGAGTTGCACCAGTTTCGTCAGGAGTCGATTTCATTAATCAATCTGGAACAAGTTCTAGAGGAATTCCCAACCGATATATTCCCGTGGGTCAAGGCTTCTTTGTTAACGGAAAAGTGGGCTCTGGAGGTTCTATAGTTTTCAAAAATAATCAAAGAGCCTTCTTTAAAGAGAACGATGCAATTAATTCGAATATAATGTACAAGTCCCGTCCAAATTCATCAAAGACAGCAACCATAGATCACTGGAACAATAATTCGAATGATACGCCTCAAAAAGACACTATAAAAAGAGTTCGTTTAGGATTTAATTCGAACAACAACTACCATCGCCAAGTATTACTAGGATTTATGAACGAAAAAGCTTCGAGCCAAATGGATTATGGTTACGACGCCATTAGCCTCGATGAAATTCCAAACGATATGTATTTCTTGAATGGTCAAAATCAATTGGTAATTCAAGGTGAAGGCTACTTCAACGAAGATGCCTCATACCCTATCGGTATAAAAACCGATGTCGAAGGCAAAGTTTCCTTTACAATTGATGCTCTCGAAAATTTTGACCCACAACAAAAGGTATACCTCTATGACGGTACAACGGATACGTATAACGAAATTCAGAATAATGCCTTTGAAGTCTCGTTGCCTGCGGGAGTAAATAACAGTCGTTTTTCTTTGCGTTTTAAAGACAAATCGTTAATTAATAAAACAACTTTAGGCGTAGATGAAAACAATGCCTTAGCCAATAAAATCAACATGAGGCATATTCAAAATACTAACACTCTAGCCATCAGCAATTACACTACTGATACTATCGAAAAAGTTAGTTTGTTCGCTATTAATGGTCAATCGATCGCTTCTTGGAAAATCGAAAATCAAAATCAACAAAATATTCAGGTTCCAATAAAAGATCTTAGTAGAGGGGTTTACATCGCAAAATTAATGACTAACCACGGCGAACTGAGTAAAAAAATCATCATCAAATAA
- the hisS gene encoding histidine--tRNA ligase — protein sequence MASKPSIPKGTRDFSPAEVAKRHYIIATIKSNFEKFGFQPIETPSFENSETLMGKYGEEGDRLIFKILNSGDYLAKADAALLQNKESNKLTSSISEKALRYDLTVPFARYVVQHQSEIEFPFKRYQIQPVWRADRPQKGRFREFFQCDADVVGSKSLWQEVELVQLYDSVFTQLGLEGVTIKINNRKILAGIAEVIGAQDKLIDFTVALDKLDKIGEDGVKKEMIEKGIEESAIEKVQPLFHFSGSILEKMDQLSTLLAESQEGMKGVAELQFICDNVTNLGLNKAILDLDVTLARGLNYYTGAIFEVAAPKTVAMGSIGGGGRYDDLTGIFGLKDMSGVGISFGLDRIYLVLDELNLFPETVTSTSKALFINYGEKEAFYSMQAIIKLRSYGIKVELYPDKAKVGKQFQHADKRGISYAVIVGESEMNEGKFALKNLNSGEQVLVNFEELKAALE from the coding sequence ATGGCATCAAAACCAAGCATTCCCAAAGGAACCAGGGATTTTTCACCCGCTGAGGTGGCAAAACGTCACTATATTATCGCAACTATAAAGAGCAATTTCGAGAAATTTGGTTTCCAACCGATTGAAACGCCTTCGTTCGAAAACTCCGAAACCTTGATGGGGAAATATGGAGAAGAAGGTGATCGTTTGATTTTCAAAATTTTGAATTCGGGTGATTATTTGGCGAAAGCCGATGCTGCATTACTGCAAAATAAAGAAAGTAATAAGTTGACTTCAAGCATTTCTGAAAAAGCGCTTCGCTATGATTTAACCGTTCCTTTTGCAAGATATGTAGTACAGCACCAAAGTGAAATTGAATTTCCTTTCAAAAGATATCAAATCCAACCTGTTTGGCGAGCCGATCGTCCGCAGAAAGGGCGTTTCAGAGAATTTTTTCAATGTGATGCCGATGTGGTAGGCTCGAAATCCTTGTGGCAAGAAGTCGAATTGGTGCAATTGTACGATTCGGTTTTTACCCAATTGGGTTTGGAAGGTGTGACGATAAAAATTAATAATCGAAAAATCCTGGCTGGCATTGCCGAAGTCATTGGCGCCCAAGATAAATTAATTGATTTTACGGTGGCTTTGGACAAACTCGACAAAATTGGAGAGGACGGTGTCAAAAAAGAAATGATCGAAAAAGGAATTGAGGAATCGGCGATTGAAAAAGTGCAGCCGTTGTTTCATTTTTCAGGAAGTATTTTGGAGAAAATGGATCAACTTTCGACATTATTGGCTGAATCGCAGGAGGGAATGAAAGGTGTGGCAGAGTTGCAATTTATTTGTGACAATGTAACAAATCTAGGTTTGAATAAAGCCATTTTAGATTTAGACGTAACCCTAGCTCGCGGATTGAATTATTACACAGGTGCTATTTTTGAAGTAGCGGCACCCAAAACCGTCGCGATGGGCTCGATTGGAGGAGGAGGAAGATATGATGATTTGACCGGTATTTTTGGCTTGAAGGATATGAGCGGAGTCGGTATTTCTTTTGGTTTAGATAGGATTTACCTAGTTCTTGATGAATTGAATTTATTCCCAGAAACAGTGACTTCGACTTCAAAAGCCTTGTTTATCAATTATGGTGAAAAGGAAGCGTTTTATTCGATGCAAGCCATCATAAAATTGCGCAGTTATGGCATTAAAGTGGAATTGTATCCTGATAAAGCCAAGGTGGGAAAACAATTTCAACACGCCGATAAACGCGGTATCTCTTATGCTGTAATTGTGGGAGAATCTGAAATGAACGAGGGGAAATTCGCTCTGAAAAATTTAAATTCCGGGGAACAGGTTTTAGTCAATTTTGAAGAGCTAAAAGCAGCTTTGGAATAA
- a CDS encoding ABC transporter permease — MFKLFRENVRIAFGSIRTQLLRTILTVLIIAIGITALVGILTVVTALENTISSDFASMGANTFNINQYENTSRRRGGEEREIINPIISYPEAVAFKNKYKFPLTETSISFTATSTAEIKFESEKTDPENKVVGVDEYFMVNSGLETSSGRNFTSFDIQNNTYSCIVGSDFEKGLLKNVNPIDKIISIRGAKFKVIGVLKEKGSTFGNSQDLRVLIPIQLARSLFTAPNINYTLSVMVDKKDFLDEAIDNANSTMRRIRKLNPVQDNNFAIVRSDDLINRILSITQYLGVASWLIGIITILGSSIALMNIMVVSVTERTREIGVRKALGAKKSTIAFQFFIETLLIGQMGGLVGIIFGISIGFAIASAIDFAFVIPWGAIISAFVTSFAVAIVSGLYPAVKASKLDPIEALRYE; from the coding sequence ATGTTTAAATTATTTAGAGAAAACGTCCGAATTGCTTTTGGTTCCATCAGAACCCAATTGCTGCGCACCATACTTACGGTCTTGATTATCGCCATTGGAATTACCGCTTTAGTCGGTATTTTGACAGTGGTTACGGCTTTAGAAAATACCATTTCTTCGGATTTTGCTTCGATGGGAGCCAATACTTTCAATATCAATCAATACGAAAACACTTCGAGAAGACGGGGTGGCGAAGAACGGGAAATCATAAATCCGATCATTTCCTATCCCGAAGCCGTAGCTTTCAAAAACAAATATAAATTTCCGCTGACAGAGACTTCTATTTCATTTACAGCGACTTCAACGGCTGAAATAAAATTTGAATCCGAAAAAACCGATCCCGAAAATAAAGTGGTGGGTGTCGATGAATATTTTATGGTTAACTCGGGTTTAGAAACAAGCTCCGGTAGAAATTTCACAAGCTTTGACATTCAAAACAATACCTATTCGTGCATCGTGGGCTCTGATTTTGAAAAAGGATTACTCAAAAATGTCAACCCCATCGACAAAATCATTTCCATTCGTGGCGCCAAATTTAAGGTTATTGGCGTGTTAAAAGAAAAAGGTTCCACCTTTGGCAACAGCCAAGATTTAAGAGTTTTAATCCCAATCCAACTGGCGCGATCGCTGTTTACGGCGCCCAACATCAACTATACCCTAAGTGTGATGGTGGATAAAAAAGATTTTTTAGACGAAGCCATCGATAATGCCAACAGCACGATGCGAAGAATTCGGAAATTAAATCCGGTGCAAGACAATAATTTTGCCATCGTAAGAAGTGACGATCTGATCAACAGAATCCTAAGCATCACACAATATTTAGGCGTTGCATCTTGGCTTATTGGCATCATCACTATTCTAGGTTCTTCGATTGCATTAATGAATATAATGGTGGTTTCGGTTACCGAGCGCACCCGAGAAATTGGAGTCCGAAAAGCATTGGGCGCCAAAAAAAGCACTATTGCATTTCAGTTTTTTATTGAGACCTTACTAATAGGTCAAATGGGCGGATTAGTGGGAATAATTTTTGGAATATCGATTGGATTTGCTATTGCATCGGCCATTGATTTTGCTTTTGTAATTCCTTGGGGAGCGATTATTTCGGCGTTTGTAACCAGTTTTGCCGTAGCTATAGTTTCGGGTCTATATCCAGCCGTAAAAGCATCTAAATTGGATCCTATCGAGGCGTTGCGATACGAATAA
- the prmC gene encoding peptide chain release factor N(5)-glutamine methyltransferase has product MKIKQYRTQFIQELSAIYDAGEAESFFYLILEEKQKLKRIDFALDPDLTFSDDEIEIWNSILEQLKQEIPVQYLLGKTSFYGLDFEVNENVLIPRPETEELVEWIIQSGKMEAGRGEREDGSKNLKILDIGTGSGCIAISLAKNISNAEVFAIDVSEKALATAQKNAEINEVKVIFINTNILETDDLEKLPTSHFPLPTYFDIIVSNPPYVREFEKEEIKKNVLDNEPHLALFVDDNDALVFYRKIAELAQKNLSPNGQLFFEINQYLGKEMIGLLENMGFKNIELRKDIYGNDRMIRGTI; this is encoded by the coding sequence ATGAAAATTAAACAATACAGAACCCAATTTATTCAGGAGCTTTCGGCCATTTATGATGCTGGAGAAGCGGAAAGTTTTTTCTATTTGATTTTGGAAGAAAAGCAAAAGCTGAAAAGAATTGACTTTGCTTTGGATCCTGATTTGACTTTTTCTGATGATGAAATTGAGATTTGGAACTCCATTTTAGAACAACTGAAGCAAGAAATTCCAGTGCAATACCTATTAGGGAAAACCAGTTTTTATGGTTTGGATTTTGAAGTCAATGAAAATGTCCTGATTCCAAGACCCGAAACCGAAGAATTGGTGGAATGGATTATACAAAGTGGGAAGATGGAAGCGGGAAGAGGGGAGCGGGAAGATGGGAGTAAAAATTTAAAAATTTTGGACATTGGAACGGGGAGTGGTTGTATCGCTATTTCGTTGGCTAAAAATATTTCAAATGCGGAAGTTTTCGCTATTGATGTTTCGGAAAAAGCATTGGCAACAGCCCAGAAAAATGCCGAAATTAATGAAGTCAAAGTGATTTTTATAAATACCAATATTTTAGAGACGGATGATTTAGAAAAACTTCCCACTTCCCACTTCCCACTTCCCACTTATTTTGACATTATCGTTTCGAATCCTCCTTATGTTCGAGAGTTTGAAAAAGAGGAAATCAAGAAAAATGTCTTAGACAACGAACCGCATTTGGCACTATTTGTTGATGATAATGATGCCCTTGTTTTTTACAGAAAAATAGCCGAATTAGCCCAGAAAAACCTTTCTCCAAACGGACAATTATTCTTCGAAATCAATCAATATTTAGGGAAGGAAATGATAGGATTGCTCGAAAATATGGGTTTCAAAAACATTGAATTGCGCAAAGATATTTATGGGAATGATAGAATGATTCGAGGCACAATTTAA
- a CDS encoding GNAT family N-acetyltransferase: MENWIIRKIEKKDNPAVASLIRAVFDELNIPKVGTAYADPYLDLMFEEYNKSKSVYFVVESEGKILGGAGVAPLENEADTICELQKMYFLPEIRGLGIGSQMMYNCLQAAKDFGYRKCYLETMPFMHDAQKLYKKVGFEYICAPMGSTGHVSCPVWMLKELAPKLEEGTKNSIANEN, encoded by the coding sequence ATGGAAAATTGGATTATTAGAAAAATTGAAAAGAAAGACAATCCTGCGGTTGCCAGTTTAATACGCGCTGTTTTTGACGAATTGAACATTCCGAAAGTAGGTACTGCGTACGCTGACCCTTATTTGGATTTGATGTTTGAGGAATACAACAAATCAAAATCGGTTTATTTTGTAGTAGAAAGTGAGGGCAAAATTCTTGGTGGAGCTGGAGTAGCGCCACTTGAAAATGAAGCCGACACCATTTGTGAATTACAAAAAATGTATTTTCTGCCCGAAATTCGTGGTTTGGGAATAGGAAGCCAAATGATGTACAACTGTTTGCAAGCCGCCAAGGATTTTGGTTATAGAAAATGCTATCTCGAAACGATGCCATTTATGCACGATGCCCAGAAACTCTACAAAAAAGTAGGTTTCGAATATATTTGTGCGCCAATGGGAAGTACAGGCCACGTTTCTTGTCCTGTATGGATGTTGAAGGAATTAGCCCCTAAGCTCGAAGAGGGAACAAAAAATAGCATTGCAAATGAAAATTAA
- the ribD gene encoding bifunctional diaminohydroxyphosphoribosylaminopyrimidine deaminase/5-amino-6-(5-phosphoribosylamino)uracil reductase RibD, which produces MEKHTQYMRRCLELAKNGLGTTYPNPMVGSVIVCDGKIIGEGWHKKSGEPHAEVNAVNSVKDKSLLKKSTIYVSLEPCSHFGKTPPCCDLIIENGIPNVVVGTVDPNKKVAGNGIKKLIEAGKNVTVGLLEAECNELNKRFFTFHKKKRPFIILKWAESQDGFIAPLTKSEQKPVWITNTFSRQLVHKWRSEEQAILVGTQTAIDDNPKLNVRDWTGKNPIRIVLDQNNRIAKDNHLFDNQSKTIIFSNASIAINEENTTFEVIDFKQNLAEQLLNVLYKHQIQSVIIEGGSQTIQTFIDENLWDEARIFNGNCRFETGIKAPFLALKKNTSLAITNDLLLISRNND; this is translated from the coding sequence GTGGAAAAACATACTCAATATATGCGCCGATGTCTCGAACTTGCCAAAAATGGTTTGGGAACAACCTATCCTAACCCAATGGTAGGTAGCGTTATTGTGTGTGATGGCAAAATCATTGGCGAAGGCTGGCATAAAAAATCGGGGGAACCACACGCCGAAGTGAATGCCGTAAATTCCGTAAAAGACAAGTCGTTGCTGAAAAAATCGACAATTTATGTAAGCTTGGAACCCTGCAGTCATTTCGGAAAAACACCGCCTTGTTGTGATTTGATCATCGAAAACGGGATTCCAAATGTGGTGGTTGGAACAGTGGATCCCAATAAAAAAGTGGCTGGAAACGGAATCAAAAAATTAATCGAAGCCGGAAAAAATGTTACTGTTGGCTTACTCGAAGCCGAGTGTAACGAGCTTAACAAACGCTTTTTTACATTTCACAAAAAGAAAAGACCTTTTATTATATTGAAATGGGCCGAAAGTCAGGACGGTTTTATTGCGCCATTGACCAAGTCAGAACAAAAACCTGTTTGGATTACCAATACCTTTTCACGTCAGTTAGTGCACAAATGGCGCAGCGAAGAACAGGCAATTCTCGTGGGAACGCAGACTGCTATTGACGACAATCCAAAATTGAATGTTCGAGATTGGACTGGTAAAAACCCTATCCGAATCGTTTTAGACCAAAATAATCGGATTGCAAAAGACAATCATCTATTTGACAACCAATCGAAAACCATCATTTTTTCGAATGCATCAATCGCAATTAATGAAGAAAACACTACCTTTGAGGTCATCGACTTTAAACAAAATTTGGCCGAACAGCTATTAAATGTATTGTACAAACACCAAATTCAATCGGTAATTATTGAAGGCGGTTCGCAAACTATACAAACTTTTATCGACGAAAATCTTTGGGATGAAGCACGTATTTTCAATGGAAATTGTCGCTTTGAAACTGGGATAAAAGCGCCATTTTTAGCGCTAAAAAAGAACACTTCTCTCGCCATAACAAATGACTTACTTTTAATTTCTAGAAATAATGATTAA